TTGATTGTCTTAGGCGTTAAAACAGTAATTCGTGAACTTTGAATAGctgttattttttcacttttggaGTGGCTTATTTTGATTGTCTTACGCGTTCAAACACTTTAATTCGTGAACTCTGAATAGGTGTTCATTTTTTCACTTTTGGGAGTGGCTTATTTTGATTGTCTTCCGTTATTTTAGGAGTTTAAAGCAGGATGGTGAGGTAGGCCACGTGCAATCGGCCAGAAAGAGactattggaaaaaaaaacggaaatcacGTTATTTGCGGGTCGTTAACTTCGCTattcgagagaggaaagagaaagaataaagattgGTAAATAAGGTCGAAGTGAAAGAGTgttgaaaagagatagagaaagaaagaagaggaaaaaatggactGAAGATGATTTGAAGTCGCGTTATTGAAAGTTGTGAGAACTTGGacagagaaaatatagaaaaaaaatagagagaaaagaaaataagagcagaaaaaaaagaccacTAGAAACAGGAATGGTCAAATAGAAACGAGAAgccgtagagagaaaaaaaaagaaagagggagcaaaagaaagaaagagaaaaagagagagaaagagagagagagcgcgaggaaaataaaaaaagatcgtcgaaagaaagagaaaaagagaaagagagagagagcgaggaaaataataaaaaaagatcgtCGAAAAAAAAGCGGTTAAGCCATGGCATTGGGCGCGTTGACGACCTTCTTGGTGCTGGTCCGCTGGGGTCTGGCGGGCACCTTGACCGTGGGCGTCGGGAGCCTCAGCTGGCTGGTGTGGGGCGCCCTCCAGTGtgccctcgcccccgcccacgccttcGTCCTCCTCTCGTCGTATCCAGGTGAGTTGGCGAGGGCGCGCGCGTGAGAGACCCAAAGGTGGGCGGTGGtcgggttgaggttgaggttgaggctGGCGGGCCGTGTGGATGGCCATGTGTGGATTGAGTCCCGATCCAGGGCCATGTGGATTGAGTCCCGATCCAGGGCCATGTGGATTGAGTCCCGATCCAGGGCCATGTGGGTTGAGTCCCGATCCAGGGCCATGTGGATTGAGTCCCGATCCAGGGCCATGTGGATTGAGTCCCGATCCAGGGCCGTGTGGATTGAGTCCCGATCCAGGGCCATGTGGATTGAGTCCCGATCCAGGGCCGTGTGGATTGAGTCCCGATCCAGGGCCATGTGGCAGGGCCATGTGGATTGAGTCCCGATCCAGGGCCATGTGGATGTCCATGTGGATTGAGTCCCGATCCAGGGCCATGTGGAAGGCCATGTGGATTGAGTCCCGATCCAGGGCCATGTGGATTGAGTCCCGATCCAGGGCCATGTGGATTGAGTCCCGATCCAGGGCCATGTGGATTGAGTCCCGATCCAGGGCCATGTGGATTGAGTCCCGATCCAGGGCCATGTGGATTGAGTCCCGATCCAGGGCCATGTGGATTGAGTCCCGATCCAGGGCCATGTGGATCGAGTCCCGATCCAGGGCCATGTGGATCGAGTCCCGATCCAGGGCCATGTGGATTGAGTCCCGATCCAGGGCCATGTGGATTGAGTCCCGATCCAGGGCCATGTGGATTGAGTCCCGATCCAGGGCCATGTGGATTGAGTCCCGATCCAGGGCCATGTGGATTGAGTCCCGATCCAGGGCCATGTGGATTGAGTCCCGATCCAGGGCCATGTGGATTGAGTCCCGATCCAGGGCCATGTGGATTGAGTCCCGATCCAGGGCCATGTGGATTGAGTCCCGATCCAGGGCCATGTGGATTGAGTCCCGATCCAGGGCCATGTGGATTGAGTCCCGATCCAGGGCCATGTGGATTGAGTCCCGATCCAGGGCCATGTGGATTGAGTCCCGATCCAGGGCCATGTGGATTGAGTCCCGATCCAGGGCCATGTGGATTGAGTCCCGATCCAGGGCCATGTGGATTGAGTCCCGATCCAGGGCCATGTGGATTGAGTCCCGATCCAGGGCCATGTGGATTGAGTCCCGATCCAGGGCCATGTGGATTGAGTCCCGATCCAGGGCCATGTGGATTGAGTCCCGATCCAGAGCCATGTGGATGTCCATGTGGATTGAGTCCTTGAGTCCCGATCCAGGGCTGGTTCGGCAGAGGCTCGGAGACGAGGAGGCactgaaaacctttttttttcctctctcccgacAGCGTACAGCCGCCAGTTCGAGGTGGGGACGCTCTACACCTACGTCTACGAGACCTCGGTGCTGCTGAACGAGCCCCAGGCGCTGCCGGTGTCCACGGCGAAGGATGTGGGTTTCCGCGTCGAGCTCTCGGCCGAGGTCACCCCCGTGTGGCAGCACCCCGGCAACGCCCACGAGCAGATCCTGCAGCTTACGGTGAATTGAcggttttttgcttttttattttattatttttttatttttttttattattttttttttttagatatcactATTTTGCTTGtaatctctttttattattagtagtagtagcattattactattatttgtatgaGTATTAGTACTTTTACTATTTTAATTTgtaggtttttttcttctttctttttttttagatgtcaCTATTTTGcttgtatacttttttttattagtagtagcattattactattatttgtatgaGTATTAGTACTTTTACTAATAtttttacaatcattgttatttctaccaATTtggttattataagtattattattactattacaattactactactattactattacaattactactactattactattagtattactattactattagtattactattactattactattactatgatcatgaccgtttcctaaccctccctccctcccttctgcagaTCGTGGCCCCCAAGCTCTCGGTGAAGTCCCGCCAGGGGCCGACCCCGGGGGACTTCGCACACAAATCGTCCAAGCTGGAACAGTACACGCTGCACCCGGTCTTCCTGCATTGGAACAGCGGCCAGGTCGGGAAGGTGCACCACTTCGAGGGGGAGGAGGCTTCGCTGCTCAATGTGATGAAGGGCATCTCCAGTCTGTtgcaggtgggttgggggtggggttggggtggggttggggtagggttgggttgggttggaggtgggatggggttggagggggttgggtgggttgggtggggtggtttcggtcggggggggggggaggttggtttCGGTCGGGTGGGGTTGAGGTGGGATGGTTtcggtcgggttgggttggggtgggatggTTTCGGTctagtggggttggggtgggatggtTTTGgtcgggtggggttggggtgggttggtttcggtcgggtggggttggggtgggttggtttcggtcgggtggggttggggtgggtctGGTGGGCTGGTTGGGTGTATCCAGTCTGTTGcagatgggtgggttgggtgggttggtttCGGTCGGGTGGGGTTGGGTGAGTTAGTGGTgttggttggggggttgggtgggttggtttCGGTCggatggggttgggtgggttggtttcggtcgggtggggttggggtgggatgatttcggttgggtggggttgggtgggttggtttcggtcgggtggggttggggtgggatagTATTGgtcgggtggggttggggtgggatggtTTCCgtcgggtggggttggggtgggttgggtgggtttggtTTCGGTCGGATGGGGTTGGGTGTGTTAGTGGTGTTGGTTGGGGTcaagtgggttggggtgggtctGGTGGGCTGGTTGGGTCTATCCAGTCTGTTGcagttgggtgggttgggtgggatgGTATCGGTCGGGTGGGGTTAGGGTGGGATGGTATCGGTTGGGTGGGATGGTTccggttgggtggggttggggtgggttaggATGGTATtggtcgggtggggtgggggtgggttgggtgggatgGTTTCAGAcgggtggggttgggtgtgttAGTGGTGTTGGTTGGGGTcaagtgggttggggtgggtctGGTGGGCTGGTTGGGTCTATCCAGTCTGTTGCAGTTGGGTGGGCTGGGATGGGTCTGGTGGGCTGTATGGGACCTTGTGTATGAGGAGAAAGGGATTCGGAGGGaattatgaaaagaagaaatagacagtCCATGCTATACTAGTAGGATAAGCATGAACTTGTAATTGAAATGCatgtttgtgcttttttttttttctttttttcttttttttttcttttttttcgttctccttgACCTGTTTTTTCACATATCCAAACAGCATCAGCTAAAGAAtgtgaagcagagagagatggattcGTCCGGAAAATGTGAAGTGACCTACAACATGGTTGACCCGACTCATGTCACTAAGTTGAAACGGAATTGCAAAAACGTCATTCCCGTACAGTTCTTCAACCAGACCAATAAGGTATGTGGGGGGAAGTTCCGAGATTCTTGATGCTTTCTTCCTGTgcttttggcttttatttttatttatttatttatttatttattttattcatttattattattattttttttttattctttttcttaatgtAAAGCTAAGGGTCAGACAAACTGAGTGATTATTGCGATATTGGTCAAGCTGAGGCACATTATCTGACAGATTAGGGGAGCCAGATCAAAAGCATTCCATGTCCAGCTTACGCAAATAATCAAATCATCTGTAGTCTGACAGCGGTTCACAAAATGGGTAGTAATTACCCCTATGGTGGTAATTAAGCAGATTCTCAGCATAATGAGACTGCTTCTGAAAGTTACAGTTCTTCGGTgtagagtgatagataaagatgataagtaaAGGAATAAGTGAATGAccaaatagatgaaaaaattgATAATACAAATGTGAATGTACTCATATATTAATATTAGATTCATTTTTTACAcataaaatgcttgaaaaactAGGCATTTCAATATGCTGAAGAATAATGGGATCATTGTAATGGTGATTCATCAATATACTGCCgaggtaatggtaatagaaaGTCTGAGAACCACTGGTCTGTGAATAATGTCGTGCAATATTAATGCCAGAAAAGATATTTTGAAACCAGCTTAGATCCACCAAGCCTAGAGAAGTGTCGCTTGTAATATAACCCAATTGACAAAGTAAACGGCCAGGATCACAGCAACGTCGgggctttcttctcctttctcctcgtcattttctttccccgtcctcttgctctcttttttatatacgtttttttccttttgtgtcttATTTCTATCCTGTTTGGAAAGGCATTTTACTATTTCAGTGTCTTCTAAAATATAGTGAcgagatatattttattttattgaaagaaaattaaaatgattgTGACAGTTATGATAACCATTGTCCTAACCAGTCCTTCTTACTAACAACACACCCCAACCTTTGTAGGTCCTCGGTGCTGTGATTGACAGTCACGCGACTGCTTCATACGTGCTAAACCCGGATGACAAAATCATCGAGAAAGCTACCTCTATGGAGACCCACTTCCTGCGAGTGGAGGCACGGAAGCAGTCAGGCGCAGAGGTGATGAGCAAGCAGAACCTCCAACTCAAGAGTAAGctgataatttctctctcttatcttcttgtctcttttctctctctctctttctctctttctctttctctttctctttctctttctctcctctcctctcctctcctctcctctcctctcctctcctctcctctcctctcctctcctctcctctcctctcctctcctctcctctcctctcctctcctctcctctcctctcctctcctctcctctcctctcctctcctctcctctcctctcctctcctctccctctccctctccctctcatcccttttcttctctctctcctctcttctcttctcttctcttctctatattGTTAGGTTTGTGAATTGATTTCagctgtgtgtgtgcttatatgattTGTTCTTGGATTTCATCAAAATCTAGTTATTCAAGTAACTCTAGAAATAAagtgagataaggagataagataCATATTTTACTTCCACTCTTCAcattatatattgatagattgattgttaGATTTGCATATAGAAATTTTTTAATGAACGATTTATTCCAGGTCGCAGCAAGGTTAACAGCCCCAAATACCCAGGAAACACAGCTGCCGAAGCATTACGATCCATTGCCAAGAAGTTGAAGAAATCAATCGTCACAGAGCAACTCACAACTAATCCTGAGGCAAAGGAGTGTATTTCATGCAAATCGGTGAGTGGCTTGTTTTTGTTACCTTGAGGAAATATTGGAAATCGGTAGATCCTTTCTGTGAACCGAATTAAAACGGCATTTGATCAGATCCTCCTTCAAGGAATAGTAATACATACTTCGATAGTcattatggaaataatgataatgattccgattttgctaatgacaatgataacagtgataatggtaagaaaactaagaatgatagtaataaaactgCATTCCACATCACCTTTATCCAATGATTTACTACAATTGGTTAATTTTATTAATAAGACctttaatttcttatcatttttgtattgATTTAAACTCATCTTATATTATATAGGATtcatatatgattcatatataataaatatttttttccatcctGCAGTTGAAGGCATTGATCAGCAGCTTCTACAACACTCTAAGTCCGAAGAACCTGGGCACGCAAGGCTCGGCCATCGCTTTTGTGAGGCTGCTAAGGAAAGTGCGTGAGAGTGACCTGGATACCATCAAGGCGATACTCAAGGATAAGAAGAATGCCAAGATTATGTGAGTTTATTAATACGTGTTGCTGAAgatttagaaaaagagagagacacagagagaggatgaATATTGAATGTGTGCGCGTGacttttcccattattatttttattgtattgtcATATGTTGTTTGGTTTTCTCAGATTGGGTTGAGTTATATAGaaagaaacatttatttttttgttttttgttagagACTTTGGTTATTTCGCTGTTTTATtacttgttttatatatttatatttttcttatatttaattttgattgtcctttgtttttcattttccttcttttgtcaGTCCTATATCTGTGTTGTTGCTTTATATTATTTTCtacagtatttatttttattagtagtattattggtattattaacgTCACCTtcaccaaagaggttatgtttttagtagtgttggtttgttagtttgtttgttcattggctagcaggataacttaaaaagttatgaacagatttttatgacattttaccaaaggtgtgtctaAGCTCAACTTAGATGCCAAtaaattttggtgttgatccGGATCATGAGCCAAATCCAGGAatctttttaaggattcattagcattttgAGATAGGGACAACTTAAATGTTTGGGTGTTAAATTTATAATTattgatttgtatttttataattatttattattcaaatatgaatatttttattgcatcagaaaCCTTATTGTTTTGGCTGAAGTATGCACCCCCTGAGTACTTCTAGTtataattgaaataaaagaatTGAATATTTATAAGATATGGGGAGAGAGATTTATTGCCAAGTCAAGAAATATTTACTTTGTTCATTTAATATTAAATCACACCTTTTAAGATTTGCAAAAGTATGACttaaaatcagaaaaagaatatattttgatAAACCCCACCACAGGCCACAGCTCCTCGACATCTTGGCAGCAGCACAGACGATTCCCTCGCACAAGGCCGCCATGTCCGTGCTCAACTTTGGTGGTCCGATTGACAACCCCGAGAGGTACCTGTTGAGTCTCTCCTTAGCGACGCATCCTTCTGAGTTCATCCTGCAAGGTGAGTGGCATGCGTTGTGGTTCTTGGGAGGGTTTATACTTTTTTATAAGATGTGGATGAGAGTTAATGAAACCGCCACTCAAATTTTCAAATTGTGAAGTCCTGTTAATTCTAGTATTGAAATATTAGTTTACATGtgatgtcattttttttattcatttatttatttatttttctttttttttcactcttcttgGTATGTGATTCATGAGTGTCTTCCTAAGTTACTTTTAGACCTGTTAACTTTTTAATTTAAaactatttgtttcttttttaatcatatcGTAAGTACAAAGAAAATTTGTTAGAAAAGTAAACAAACTGTGATACttgattgtgtgtttttattctgttttcagATTTAATTAAACTTGCAAAGAAGGGTCTCAATAATGACAAGCTGTATGAGACTCTTGTCCTAACTATAGCATCTGTCAGCCACACTTTCTGCAAAGTTTCCAACAATTGCAAAAAGCCTGTAAGTGTAAAtgttcctttttctgtctgtcttcgttcTTCATTGCTCATTAACTGGGAAGTTATCTTTTTTATGACAGTTAATATCTCTCATTAGTAATTATCCATTTGTACATGCAATGATATGCGCATGCTTAGTTAAGTTGGTATGtgtagaagagatggagaggactATCATAAAGAACTGAATATTTGTGTTCTATGTAATGGGGAAACTGGAGTGGAAAGAAAATTTACAAAATTGAACATCTACTGTATTTTGCATATTCAGTTATCTACTTAAAGTAGTCTTGGTAACAGTGTTCTTCACTACTCATCATGAAAGAGGATGGATACTattataaaaatggtaaaaattaGTGTAGAACCAAGTGTTCATACTTGTAGTTTGTTTTAACCACTTTCCCTTATTCAGAGGATTTCAAAATCAAGTATCACTTTGATCTAGAAATAATGGTATATCTAGCTCAAAATCCACTAACATAAAGGGTTTCCTAAGAAAGGTCATGATATTGTGGCATATTTCATGTGTTTAGTTTGACGTGAGATTTGATTCAGGATCTGGTTGTCAGTTTGAATTATCACCTTTATGGGCTATGTATTAGAAAATTATCCgggttccctcttctcttctctcgtaaCATAAGAGTTTAATCAAGAAGACATAAACTGTTAATGCATTGACTGATATGTTAAAATACTCTTCCAGATTATTACTGATGTCCAGGAGTTTATAACAAGTAAGTTGGAAAACTGCAAGAGTGAAGACTGTCAGCTGATTTACATCCGTGCTCTTAAGAACTTCAGGAAAGCAGATACAATGGAGACCCTCCTGAAGTATGCAGAGGGCAAAGCACGCAAACCAGCAATATATGCAACAAGAGCATTGCAAACTATGCCTAGTAGTTACATAACAGAAAAGGTAATGGGTGAAAACATTCTTTGCTGCTTTAAACTGTTGTTGAGATGTTGCATTTTCGAAAGTACATTATTTCAGTAGAAAGGAAACCAAATATTGCAGGAGAATATATTATAAGGGAAATAACACTGACCCTTATCTCCAAACAGATCCTGAAGAGTCTAGAGCGAGTCTTCTTGGAACTAAATAGGCAGCACGACACTAGCGTTCGAGCCATGGCAGCAGACATCATCTTGCAGCATCAGCCCAGTGAGGAATTCCTTAAGGCTCTGTTCCATGTCATGACCTCACATGAAACCAGAGAGCTGAACACCCTCTTGCTGGGGAGAGTTTCCGACTTAGCCAGAAAGGACGAACACTTGCAGAAGGTGGGTTGTTAGGTTTTGTCTTGATTCcatgttttgttgtctttttttatgtttttcagtatttatatattgtattttccttttctttttctttcattagaaTGATATTTGAACATTTATTttaaccccccttttttcctgtGAATTGACATGCTAACTTTCTCAAATTTCCATTTGTTCTTACAGTTACTGAAGACTGTGCTAAAGACCTCAACTTTTAACAATTACCACATCCATGGTCAAGGAGGATTGTCATCGGCATTTTCAAGAATGCTTGCTGAGGACAAAAGTGCCAACTCCTCCTTCAGCAACATGCTCGAAATCAATGGGGGACTACTCAAGAGGTCTACAGTCGATGTCTTTGTGAATACTGATGACTCTCAGATGAGGCTTCTTTCTGTAAGTAGTTGGGCCTGAGAATTCCTGAATACTAGTTTATGCTTGAGTATTTTGGAAATTAAAAATCTTCATCAAGGTTTAGAAGAGATACTTATGATACATCCATATCCATTTATAATGTAATTACCATTTGTTGTACCAAAAGAAGGGACTAGGAAAATTTTGCATCTAAGCATTTGTAACTTCAAGTGAAGACGCTGGTTCTTACTACTCTTTTTCAATACCCAATCCTAacctacttcttttttctctcccttagaTTGGCATTTTCGCAGGTGGACTTTCTGTTTTTGGAGGAGAGGATGCAgtcgatgatggagaggaagcCAATGCTGGTATCGAGATGACCTTGATGGACACACAGCTTCGACCATTTGTGTTCTTCACTGGCCAAGGGGAGCTCATGGGACATGTATGGGCTGGCACAGGGTCAGAGAAAACCACTGCGCTCCAGGTACAGCCATgtgctttttcttttactttaaacAGAAAGAAGGGGAGTACCTCTTTGGAAAGAATTTGACAATGAAGTTTTCCCTTATGTAAAAGCTGTGGCTTGATGTTAGTTGACATCTCTTTGGAGATTTATAATACTATTTATTATGGATAGGCATTAAAATGTGAtggaagatagattgatagaatttAAATCAATCTTGAAATAAGAAACTTTTAGAAATGCTTAAAATccattgatgtatttttttcttcttgtatatgGATGCAATATGAAGGGCAGGTAATTTAACAAAAGTGAGTACAAAATGAGGCAGCATTTTAGATACCAACATTCTATACAAATTTCATGACTACGTTATATGACTACTTTTTATGTAATAGCAGATATTGGCATTTATAAAGTAGTAATAGTTCTATTTTActgttaaatatatttctttatgcaTTTGGTTTCATAGATTTTAAAGGTAATGTATTTTCCGCTCCATAAAGCCTAACAGGGTCACTAATTACTGATTTTCTTCTCAGGGCTCCTTGTTACTCCAAGACCACCTCCAGATTGTCCCCCTACAGAATGGTTTTAATGCCGAACTCCTCCTCAATGGTGCCATATCGTATGACTTTTCTGGCCAAGTACAAGTGTCTCTCTGGAATAGAAATGCCCACAGTCTAGTAGAAGTTGGGTGAGttagttattgttgatgttgcatTACTGTGATGTGTTTAATACTCATTCATAAGAAAGCTGAAGGAAGTGAAAATGAATACTTTACatgtgttttatttcattattttttcatgatttagaattttatttttaaattggGGGATAGGGAATGAGGAATTCTGGAATTTGAGCATGTTGTTTACAGCAACTTGtatattacttttttcctttttagtaaTCTTTTCCATAAGTTGTATTACATGATATGCATAAGTCATAAACATTACTTATTAAGTATTAAAGAAATGCAGAGAataatatttatttgatatttataatatttgtttaatatttataatatttatttaatatttataatatttatttaatatttataatatttatttaatatttataatatttatttaatatttataatatttatttaatatttataatattcatttaatatttataatatttatttaatatttatgatatttatttaatatttataatatttatttaatatttataatatttatttaatatttataatatttatttaatatttataatatttatttaatatttataatatttatttaatatttataatatttatttaatatttataatatttatttaatatttataatatttatttagaaTAATGTTTATTTACTGTTATGCCTTGAAATCAAAAATATTTACTAAAGTGAAAAACCCGCATTGCTTGCAGGGCTGCTATGATTGTCCAGGGCGTAGCCAGAGTTGACAGCTCCTTCGTGCAGACTCTCATTGAGTTTAACTCGGGAGGACAGACACAGCTGAACTTCGTCACAGACCTCGAGTTCTATGACGAAGTGATTATGTGTTTACAAATGGTAGGTTTTTCATTGAGGTTGTCTGGTGAGGTCCAGAGTTGTAGGGTAATGATCATTATGTTCATAGTGGTATGAAATAGATGTATAGTTTTAATATTTGATTTTGTGTTGCTCTTGGATTGGTTATGTCAGTGGTTTCCAAACATTTTTTGGTCGTTACCTATTTTTCATACGTAATTCTTGTCCATAGCCCACCACCAAGCATAACCCATAATTATAGTGACTTTCTGCAGTCCTACTACATTCATTAACTTAATAGGAAAAACGCTCTTGGAAATCATGTAATTCTATTGattccattgttattttttcttttctcgcatattaataatgaaatttgTAACTTGCCTCTGCTGAATCCCATATAACATTTGAATTGGTACTAAAGAAGTAACATAATGCATATAAATAGTGTCCATACTAAGATCTAGCAATTAATGGCATTATTACATAAAGCTGtttcaaattataaaaaaaaaaaaattaaaccttaGAATTATGTTAAGATTGAATTATTTACTTGACTAATACATCTCAATGACTTGTTATATGTCAAAGAACGTATAATCAGATAAAAAAGGGTAATGTAAGGGACGTTTTACTCATGTGTCTGACAGAAAGGCGTTGCACAAATTTGCACTGAATTTGTAAGTTCCCTACACTGGCTTCCTACCAACAAGACTCCTTTTGTTTTCTGTATACATTTCCTCCGATTATGGCCCCCAACATTCTGTTACATGGCCCCCAGTTTGGGAGCCACTGGCTGATCAACCACCTTTGAAAACTGAATTAATGCTAAATGTGGACTCTTCTCTTCATTCCAGGTGCAACCCAACTTTGAGGTTGTGAACAACGTACGAAAGCTCGAGCGCATTCCTGGAAGCAATTATGTGTTGcgtaaatacaagaaaaatacatcTCCTGTTCCCGGTAAAACATAtgtaatgaataagaaaaataccgAACTATGTAATAAGATGtttaataaatagattgatatatatttttttaactagCTTATTTAGATGCTGTATCAGTCATAGGATAAAAGAATcattggttttgattttttttttttttttctctctcgtttttaaaAAGACCTAGATAGTATACCAGAACAAATGAAAAATGCCATTGAACAAAGTCAGTTACAATGAACTGTCAGATTTGACAAAAGATAGGGAataca
This portion of the Penaeus vannamei isolate JL-2024 chromosome 11, ASM4276789v1, whole genome shotgun sequence genome encodes:
- the Mtp gene encoding microsomal triglyceride transfer protein large subunit, whose product is MALGALTTFLVLVRWGLAGTLTVGVGSLSWLVWGALQCALAPAHAFVLLSSYPAYSRQFEVGTLYTYVYETSVLLNEPQALPVSTAKDVGFRVELSAEVTPVWQHPGNAHEQILQLTIVAPKLSVKSRQGPTPGDFAHKSSKLEQYTLHPVFLHWNSGQVGKVHHFEGEEASLLNVMKGISSLLQHQLKNVKQREMDSSGKCEVTYNMVDPTHVTKLKRNCKNVIPVQFFNQTNKVLGAVIDSHATASYVLNPDDKIIEKATSMETHFLRVEARKQSGAEVMSKQNLQLKSRSKVNSPKYPGNTAAEALRSIAKKLKKSIVTEQLTTNPEAKECISCKSLKALISSFYNTLSPKNLGTQGSAIAFVRLLRKVRESDLDTIKAILKDKKNAKIMPQLLDILAAAQTIPSHKAAMSVLNFGGPIDNPERYLLSLSLATHPSEFILQDLIKLAKKGLNNDKLYETLVLTIASVSHTFCKVSNNCKKPIITDVQEFITSKLENCKSEDCQLIYIRALKNFRKADTMETLLKYAEGKARKPAIYATRALQTMPSSYITEKILKSLERVFLELNRQHDTSVRAMAADIILQHQPSEEFLKALFHVMTSHETRELNTLLLGRVSDLARKDEHLQKLLKTVLKTSTFNNYHIHGQGGLSSAFSRMLAEDKSANSSFSNMLEINGGLLKRSTVDVFVNTDDSQMRLLSIGIFAGGLSVFGGEDAVDDGEEANAGIEMTLMDTQLRPFVFFTGQGELMGHVWAGTGSEKTTALQGSLLLQDHLQIVPLQNGFNAELLLNGAISYDFSGQVQVSLWNRNAHSLVEVGAAMIVQGVARVDSSFVQTLIEFNSGGQTQLNFVTDLEFYDEVIMCLQMVQPNFEVVNNVRKLERIPGSNYVLRKYKKNTSPVPGKTYVMNKKNTELCNKMFNK